ACCTCACATGAACACTGGATGCATTTTCAATGGTAAAACTGCGTTTTAATTACAAAGATACATGAGAAGATTTCCGttggaataaataaaaccagacaaTGGAAAAGTAGTGCACATAGTCAAAGGGAAAGTCTTCATTCCTCTTTCTCCAGAGGTAGCTGCCGGCCTGAATGCGATGTGTCTCCTTCCAGAACTCTTCCCTCTGCAGGTACACACATGTTTGTATGTACAGGTGTATAGGTTTGGGGGCTTTTGGGGTATAAATTGaatcagtttttcttattttgtttagaatttagtttcttattttgcttatttattaatattctaaagtgcgttttgtaaatatttgaacGTCACCTTCCTTTTTTATAGTATTTCACAATATGGGTGTATCTGTTTATTTAGTCATTCTGCTGTTGAATGGCAAGAGGGTCTTTACAGTTTGTCACCGTCATAAATAGTGGTTCAGTGCACACACTCCTTTCTGCATCTGAGTGCACAGGTGTGAGAATTTCTCGAGGACACTAACTAGAAGTGTGATTGCTGAGTTGAAAGTCATGCGTAGATAATGGGACGTGAAAATGTGAGTTATTCCTGTTGTTTCGGTTTTGTCCTAAGGCCATACAGTCTGAGAAAAATCCAGTAGGTGGCAGTTACCCACCTACACACAACATACCTATCTATTTAAGAAAAAGCTAAACATTCTTGAAGGCATGGTGAGATTTCTTTAGACTGAGTTGTAATGCTGTGTAATGTAGAATCTCTCTCCCGCTGGCGACTGAAGGTACTTTAATAGAACTACCCAGGACCCAtgactctatggtcaactaaccttcaacaaagcaggaaagaatatccaatagaaaaagtctcttcaacaaatggtgctgggaaactggacagcaacatgcaaaagaatgaactggaccactttcttacaccagacacaaaaataaattcaaaatggataaaagacctaaatgtgagataggaaccCAGcgaaatcctagagaacacaggcagtaacctctttgaccttggccgcagcaacttctttagacacgtctccaaaggcaaggaaaacaaaggcaaaaataaactactgggacttcatcaagatggaGAGCttttacacagtgaaggaaacaatcaataaaactaaaaggcagctaCGGAATGgggggagatatttgcaaatgacatagcagatCAAGCTAGTAATCAGAATCTACAATGAATGtatcaaaaccaataaaaatcccccaaaaaaccccaaaaaatccagccaagaaatgggcagaagacacaaacagacatttctccgaagaagacctacacatggccaacagacacgggaaaaatgctccacatcacttgtcaccagggaaatacaaatcaaaaccacattgagataccatctcacaccagtcagaatggcttaAGTTAATAACTCAGGAAACACCAGATATTGGTGGGGATGTttggaaaggggaaccctctaacACTGTTGACGGGGacacaaactggtgcagccactgtggaaaacagtacaagGGTTCCTCaagaggttaaaaatagagctaccctaagacccagcaattgtaacttgcccaaaggatacaaaaatgctgatttgaaggagcacatgcaccctaatgtttacagcagcactatcaacacggataaggaagctgtggtgtgtatatatatatatatatatataggaaaagaatgaagtcttgccatttgcaacaacgtggatggctagagggcattatgctaagcaaaatatgtgggtcagagaaagacagacaccacatgatttcacttatacgtggaatttaagaaacaaaacagatgaacacaagggaagggaaggaaaaataagataaaaacagagtgggaggggcacctgggtggctcagtcagttgagtgcccgacttgatttcagctcaggtcatgatctcagggtcctggaatccagccttgtggcgggctccctgtgcagtgcagagtctacttgtccttGTCCCTCCCCTTCTACCCCCTGCTCACCTGTTCACTCTCagtctctataaaataaataaataaaatatttttaaaaaaaccaggGAGGTAAAGCATAAGAGATTCTATActtaagagaacaaactgagggttgttggatgggaggagagtggggggatggggtaactgggtgatgggcattaaggagggcacttgttgggatgagcactgggtgttatatgtaagtgacgaatcactaaattctgctcctgaaagtcatacaacactgtatgtcaactattttgaatgtattattttttttaaagattgtatttattcatcagagacacagagattgagagagagagacggagacagagacacaggcagagggagaagcaggctccatgcagggagcccgatgtgggactcgatccagggtctccaggatcacgccgtgggccaaaggcggcactaaaccactgagccacccaggctgccctaacttgaatttaaattttgaaaaaatgataaacgaacaaacaaataaataagagaacTACCCGGGGGAGCTGGGCTGTGTCCCCTAACACCCGATGTATTCCTTTCCTCGACTGCCATACCAAAGTGACACAATCTGGGTGgcttataacaacaacaacaacaacaacaaatgtattctctcccagttctagaggctggaactCCAAAGCCAAGGTGTCATCAGGCCCATGTTCCCTCTGAAACCTCCAGGAGAGAATTCTTCATCGCCTCTTCCTAGGTTTTAGTACCTGCCGGCAATCCCTGGTGTTATCCTGACTTAGAGCCGCATAAGTGCAATCGTTCTCTCTGTTGGCATGTGGCCACCTTCCCCCTCTTACAAGGACCAGTCATGTCGGATTAGGAAGGCACCGAGCTCCAGTCTGACCTTACCTTAATCACACCCGCATGTCTCtcaagaccctatttccaaagaaatCCACATCCTGGGATACTGGgaggttaagacttcaacatatcaTCTTTGGGGACACAGCTCAGGAAGCACAAGATAAGTGGCTAGGACCACAGCTGCCTGTGGCCACAGAGGCAAAGGTCAGTGCTGAGAGCCAGTTGTGCTTTTGCCAAGTGGGTGAAGGTATGAAGGACAGGGGGCCAGGTTTTCTACAAGCTCTGTGCTGACCCCCTGGAAAGGGGTTAGCCTTGAGTCATCTTGAGTAGGATGTCAAGAGGGCTTCCGTCGACCGGTGAAGCAATCTTCACTGAAATACATCGGGGGCGCAGCCGACAGAagctgggcaggggtgggggtggaggaggagacaTATCAGCAGGGGGTGAGTGACTGAGACACCTCCAGCAGGGGAACCCACCAATTCCCCGGCTTTGGAAAGCTGCCGCCCCTAGAGGCAGGCACAGATGACAGGTGACAACCTGATATTTCACTGTCGAGGAAATCGTTTCAGTTCTTCCTACCCTCACGCTTGTCAAGCCAACAGCAGCCCATGAGCCGGGATGGAGGGACGCAAGGAAACCTCCCGCGCCACCAGGCATCCTCCAGGCCCGAGTCTCCGTCAGGCCGGAGCGGTGGGGAGCACAGAGGTTTTACTCTGGATGAGCGTTTGGGATTTGGACATTAGGGTGGGCTTTTTGTTATCTGAGTAAGACCAGgagagctgggatccctgggtggcgcagcggtttggtgcctgcctttggcccagggcgtgatcctgaagactcaggatcgaatcccacgttgggctcccggtgcatggagcctgcttcttcctctgcctgtgtctctgcctctctctctctctctctgtggctatcataaataaataaaaattaaaaaaaaaaaaaaaagaccaggagaGCTATGAGATCTGCTCATGATTTTACTCAAAGGTGATGAGCCAAGAACCACAGAATGGGCCAAAGGGGAATgctgtgagaaaaaaagaaaacgtttTCTACTTCCTCTTTGCCAAGCTCAACTCATTTATGAAGCCAGTAacgtacattttaaatttttactaagACTTTCAAATCGTCTTCGAAAAAGCCTGCATCAATAGGCATGCTAGCAATGATCGTGAGGGCACTAATTTCCCCCACATGTCCATCATTCTTGATCTTTCAAAATGTGACCAGTATGATGGCCTAAAAGATGTCGCCTTGATTTACCTTTTACTTCCTTGATTACCGGAGTGTTTGAACATCTTTCCCGCCTATTGATAATTTGTATTTCATCTTGTGAATTGCCTGTCTATGACATTTATCTCTTCTAGTAGTTCGTTCCTTATGTTTTCCTTGATTATTTTTACACAACCGTTAGTATGACCTGGATGATGGGGTCAATTCATAACACTGTGCATTCAGGCGCCAGGGACTACCCGCAATCCACATGGACAAATCTGCCATCAAGCCTTCTTCCCCCGGACTTGGGTCTTAATCACTGTGGCAGCTgctactttgctttttttaagttCATGGGCACAATCGGTTACCAGCCACCTTTGTCCTTCACTGAAGCTCCAACACTTTAGGACGCAGGCTCCTCCCAGTTCGGCGAATCAGTGCAGTTACCACCTGCCCTGAGGAATTCCGGGAGTGGCAGGCCTCTCCAAACCCCAGAAAAGGGAGGTCATGTATAATCTTCAGGGGACGTATCTGGCTTCTCTCCAGGGCGTTACAAACGGAGGCAGAAGCAGCAGGAAATAGAGCAAAGGAAGAAACTTCAGAGCCTGACCTTCCACTTGGAAGTTCCCTCACTCGTGTCAAAATCAAATCTCCGCCTGTAAATCTAGTGGTCACGTCGCACTTAGTCCACTTCCCATCCTCCCACAGGTGAGCTTTGCCAAAAGAAGAGTGACACGTCTACGGGTTCATCAAAGACCAGTGAGAGAGAAGCAATGTGAAGGGGTGATGGTGGGGCGCAATCGGAGAGCCCGGGGCCCGTGTGGCATATTCAGCATGCAGGGGGGCCCTGGGTCTCAAGGATGGAGCACGCCTGCCGTGGAGAGAGTCAGTTCtcggggcgcctcggtggctcggTGGGTTGAGTGTCccacccttggtttcagctcaggtcatgatctcaaggttgtgagatcaaggctcTGCGCACAGCgggttctgcttgagattccctccctctcgccctgcccttccccacctgctTGGGCATGCCCtctcgcccccaccccctctgtctctcaaagaaaGGAGTGGGTTCCTACTGTTGGCTAAAACAAGAGGCAGCCTGCCCCACGATCAAGTGCATCCTCACcaagaagcccccccccccagctgcacCCACGTACAGTCTTGCTTGTCCTCCTCCGTCTTGTAGGGATGGAGGGTGTCCACGAGCCGACTGGGCAGCAGCCTGTGGAGGCTGGACAAGGTCTCAAAGGTGTGACGCAGAACCTCAGGCTGCGCGTAGCTCTTCGGGGTCCCGGGTTTGCCCAGGAGGGGAAGTTCCAGCGTGGGAGGGGGGCGGGCGGCTGGCCCCGCGGGGACCCGCCTCGGCAGCGGGGAGGGCGCACCGGGCATCGGAGGCGGAGCCGGCGCAGGGGCCCCGCGGACCGCGCGTGCAGGGGGGCCTGGAACGCGCCCCTGGCGAGGGTCACAATGGCCCGAGCTGGAACCCCGCGCTCGCCCGCTCTTCAGCCCGTCGGAAATAGCCGGCCCAGCCTTCCGGGGACCGCGGGCAGAAACGGGGGGCCCTGCTCCCCTCGAGGGCAGGGGGGGCCCGGGGCGCTCCCAGCCCGGAGCAGGGCCGCGCAGGCCTGCGGCCCGGGGACCCCCCGACGTGGGCACAGCGCCCGGGCAACGCCGTCGGGGGCGCGGGACATGGCCAGGCTGACCCAGGTGAGGGGCGCACCTGCTGCTGGTCTTTCTCCATCTCACAAAGCGGGATTGCGCCCTACCCGCAGGAGCCCTTCTTGGCAGTGGACCTCCAAGCCCACCCCCCGTGCTAGCGCAGGCCTGAGCAAGATAGAAGGTGCGAGGACAGCCCCCAGACTGGGGGCAAAAGCACAGATAATAAGCCAGGCCCCCCTCCCGGCTCTACCCCCAGCACTGGTGCTCCTCGCTCTGCCAAGcgctgggaggcagggggagcagggggagggaggtgtGGGGCCAGCTGTCTGCCAGCCTtaacaccctgggccaagggggTCCCCTGGGGACGGGGGaccgggggtggctcagtggattagcgctggtcttcggcccagggcatgaccccagagtccctggatcaaatcccacatccagctccctgcgtggagcctgcttctccctctgcctggatctctgcctctctctctgtgtgtctcatgaataaataaatattaaaaaaaaaaaaaaaagaaagaaacaccctTGGCCAAGACTATATGCACATGGTGGTGACCTCATGGGACACGTCGCCGCCCAGAGCAGAAGATACAAACTTTTGCTTCTTAACTTGCAAACTAATTTTTCGATGTGCACACTTAAAAAgtgagccttttaaaaataaacaaaaaaggtaTAGTTTAAATACAAATGTATGTAAAAAGACGTTCTAGAATCAGAGCCACTCAAGTATAATGGGATTCTTATCCTTTCATGGGTGTTTTTGGAAAGGGAAGGGAACTGGTGGAGTGAGGGGAGTAGAATAGGGAGTGAGGGGGAGACTTCTTTCTTCCAGGGGAACTTGAGTTTTATTACTCTAAATATTTACACAATCCGAAAAGAACAAACCATGTTTTAAGCCATTCCACAGGCCAAGGAAGTGATATATTAAaatggatcctttttttttttttaagattttatgtatttattcatgagagacacagagagagagaggcagacacaggcagagggagaagcaggctccatgcagggagcccgatgtgggactcgatcccaggacccccaggtcatgccctaagccaaaggcagacaaccgctgagccacccagtatcCCAAAACTGATCCTTTAT
The Vulpes lagopus strain Blue_001 chromosome 10, ASM1834538v1, whole genome shotgun sequence genome window above contains:
- the C10H6orf201 gene encoding uncharacterized protein C6orf201 homolog; this translates as MPGAPSPLPRRVPAGPAARPPPTLELPLLGKPGTPKSYAQPEVLRHTFETLSSLHRLLPSRLVDTLHPYKTEEDKQDCQNPEFSGLERILARHQLPKEINATPKPSSIPLWRRKSINNANRGWKKCHLWKKKMEEPPMSTIVVR